A single window of Excalfactoria chinensis isolate bCotChi1 chromosome 13, bCotChi1.hap2, whole genome shotgun sequence DNA harbors:
- the PCDH1 gene encoding protocadherin-1 isoform X2, protein MQTPLDQRSGSRYGAQRRHPTPLRHRMRTLTSCLALWFLCQLPALAYGTRVVYKVQEEQPPNTLIGSLASDYGFPDVGHLYKLEVGAPYLRVDGKTGDIYTTETSIDRENLRECQHLLPGEPCYLEFEVSITDLIQNNSPRLLEGQIEVLDINDNTPNFASPVLTLTIPENTNIGALFSIPPAMDRDSGPNGVASYELLAGPEAQELFGLQVAEDQEEKQPQLIVMGNLDREQWDSYDLTIKVQDGGNPPRASSALLRITIVDMNDNAPKFEKALYEAELSENSPVGHSVIQVKANDSDQGANAEIDYSFHQASDMVRRLLRLDRNTGLITVQGPIDREDIGILKFSVMAKDKGANPKSARTQVVVTIKDMNDNAPSIEIRGIGLVTHQDGMANISEDVPVETAVALVQVSDRDEGENAVVTCVVAGDVPFQLRQASETGSDSKKKYFLQTTTPLDYESVKDYTIEIVAVDSGNPPLSSTNSLKVQVVDVNDNAPVFSQSFTEVAFPENNEPNDLVMEVSASDADSGSNAKLVYSLVTDPSSKDSFTIDPDSGEIRVKAVLDREQQERYEFLVVAADKGSPSLKGTASVAINVMDRNDNDPKFMLSGYNFSVMENMPPLSPVGMVTVIDADKGENARIQLSVEQDNGDFVIQNGTGTILSSISFDREQQSTYTFRLKAVDGGDPPRSAYVGVTINVLDENDNAPFITSPSNATYKHILPHTSPGQQVSKVKAEDIDTGVNAELTYSITGGNPFELFQISPQSGDITLEKEILRKHHGLHRLVVRVNDKGKPSRHGTALVHFYVNETLANRTLLDTLVGHSLDTPLDIDIAGDPEYERSKQRSNILFGVIAGIVAVTLVIVLVVLVRYCRQREAKSGYQAGKKETKDLYAPKQTSKSGKSKNKVKKSKSPKPPKPTEDEEETGLQKSLKFNLMNDSVSDSPRIHLPLNYPPGSPDLGRHYRSNSPLPSIQLQPQSPSASKKHQVVQDLPATNTFVGTGDNNSTGSEQYSDYSYRTNPQKYTNKQLPHRRVTFSAASQAQDLQDPSQHSYYDSGLEESETPSSKSSSGPRIGPLALPEDHYERTTPDGSIGEMEHPENESPERSRL, encoded by the exons CTCCCCTGAGGCACAGGATGAGGACCCTCACCTCCTGCCTGGCCCTGTGGTTCCTCTGCCAGCTGCCTGCCCTGGCCTACGGGACACGCGTGGTCTACAaagtgcaggaggagcagccccCCAACACACTCATCGGCAGCCTGGCTTCTGACTACGGCTTCCCCGACGTGGGTCACCTCTACAAGCTGGAAGTGGGGGCCCCATACCTGCGTGTGGATGGCAAGACGGGAGACATCTACACCACAGAAACCTCCATCGACCGGGAGAATTTGCGTGAGTGCCAGCACCTGCTGCCTGGAGAGCCCTGTTACCTGGAGTTCGAAGTATCCATCACTGACCTGATTCAGAACAACAGCCCCCGCCTGCTGGAGGGGCAGATCGAGGTGCTCGATATCAACGACAACACCCCCAACTTTGCCTCACCTGTCCTCACCCTGACCATCCCCGAGAACACCAACATTGGGGCTCTCTTCTCCATCCCCCCGGCCATGGACCGGGACTCAGGGCCCAACGGTGTTGCCTCCTATGAGCTGCTGGCTGGCCCTGAGGCACAGGAACTCTTTGGGCTGCAGGTGGCTGAGGACCAGGAGGAGAAGCAGCCACAGCTGATTGTCATGGGAAACCTGGACCGGGAGCAGTGGGACTCCTACGACCTGACCATCAAGGTGCAGGATGGGGGCAACCCACCACGGGCCAGTAGTGCACTGCTGCGCATCACCATCGTGGACATGAATGACAACGCCCCCAAGTTTGAGAAGGCCCTCTACGAGGCTGAGCTGTCTGAAAACAGCCCTGTGGGGCACTCCGTCATCCAG GTGAAAGCCAACGACTCAGACCAGGGCGCCAATGCCGAGATTGACTACTCCTTCCACCAAGCATCAGATATGGTGCGCCGGCTGCTGCGCCTGGACCGCAACACAGGGCTCATCACAGTCCAGGGGCCCATTGACCGTGAGGACATCGGCATCCTCAAATTCTCTGTCATGGCCAAGGACAAGGGGGCTAACCCCAAGAGTGCCCGCACACAGGTAGTGGTCACCATCAAGGACATGAATGACAACGCGCCCTCTATCGAGATTCGGGGCATTGGGTTGGTCACACACCAGGATGGCATGGCAAATATCTCAGAGGATGTACCAGTAGAGACAGCAGTGGCTCTGGTACAGGTATCTGACCGAGATGAGGGCGAGAATGCTGTAGTGACCTGTGTGGTGGCTGGTGACGTCCCTTTCCAGTTGCGGCAGGCTAGTGAAACAGGGAGCGACagcaagaagaaatacttcctgcAGACTACCACACCTCTGGACTATGAGTCAGTGAAGGACTACACAATCGAGATTGTGGCAGTGGACTCGGGGAACCCACCCCTTTCCAGCACCAACTCTCTGAAGGTACAGGTGGTAGATGTGAATGACAATGCGCCTGTCTTCAGCCAGAGCTTCACTGAGGTGGCCTTCCCCGAGAACAACGAGCCCAATGACCTAGTGATGGAGGTGAGTGCCAGTGATGCTGACAGTGGCTCCAATGCCAAGCTGGTTTACTCACTGGTGACCGACCCATCCTCCAAGGACTCCTTCACCATCGACCCCGACTCTGGGGAGATTCGAGTGAAGGCGGTGCTGGACCGTGAGCAGCAGGAACGCTACGAGTTCTTGGTGGTGGCGGCAGACaagggcagccccagcctgaAGGGTACAGCGTCTGTGGCCATCAACGTCATGGATAGGAATGACAACGACCCCAAGTTCATGCTGAGCGGCTACAACTTCTCGGTGATGGAGAACATGCCACCCCTCAGCCCCGTGGGCATGGTGACGGTGATTGATGCtgacaaaggagaaaatgcCCGAATCCAGCTGTCGGTAGAGCAAGACAATGGGGATTTTGTCATCCAGAACGGCACCGGCACCATTCTCTCCAGCATCTCTTTTGACCGGGAGCAGCAAAGCACGTACACTTTCCGGCTTAAGGCTGTGGACGGTGGGGATCCCCCCAGGTCTGCCTACGTAGGGGTGACCATCAATGTCTTGGATGAGAACGACAATGCTCCCTTCATCACCTCACCCTCCAATGCTACCTACAAGCACATTCTGCCCCACACCAGCCCTGGCCAGCAGGTGAGCAAGGTCAAGGCAGAGGACATCGACACCGGCGTCAATGCTGAGCTGACCTACAGTATCACAGGAGGCAACCCCTTCGAGCTCTTCCAGATCTCCCCCCAAAGTGGTGACATCACACTGGAGAAGGAGATCCTGCGCAAGCACCACGGCCTGCACCGCTTGGTTGTGCGCGTCAATGACAAGGGCAAGCCATCACGGCATGGCACAGCCCTGGTTCACTTCTATGTCAATGAGACTTTGGCCAACCGCACACTACTGGACACGCTGGTGGGGCACAGCCTGGATACACCACTTGACATAGACATTGCTGGGGACCCCGAGTACGAGCGCAGCAAGCAGAGAAGCAACATTCTCTTTGGAGTCATCGCCGGCATTGTGGCTGTCACCTTGGTCATTGTGCTGGTTGTCCTGGTGCGCTACTGCCGACAGCGGGAGGCCAAGAGTGGCTACCAGGCAGGCAAGAAGGAGACCAAAGACTTGTATGCACCCAAGCAGACCAGCAAGAGTGGCAAGAGCAAGAACAAGGTGAAGAAGAGCAAGTCCCCGAAGCCACCCAAGCCAAcggaggatgaggaggaaacAGGGCTGCAGAAATCCCTCAAGTTCAACTTGATGAATGACTCTGTCAGTGACAGCCCCCGCATCCACCTGCCCCTCAACTACCCACCGGGCAGCCCGGACCTGGGCCGGCACTACCGCTCCAACTCACCCCTGCCCTCCATTCAGCTGCAGCCCCAGTCTCCCTCTGCCTCCAAGAAGCACCAAGTGGTGCAGGACCTGCCAGCCACCAACACCTTTGTTGGCACCGGGGACAACAACTCGACTGGTTCCGAGCAGTACTCGGACTACAGCTACCGCACCAATCCCCAGAAATACACCAACAAGCAG TTACCTCATCGCCGAGTGACGTTCTCTGCAGCCAGCCAGGCCCAGGACCTGCAGGacccctcccagcacagctacTACGACAGCGGGCTGGAGGAGTCAGAGACCCCCAGCAGCAAATCATCATCGGGCCCCCGCATTGGGCCACTGGCCCTGCCTGAGGACCACTACGAGCGTACCACACCTGACGGCAGCATCGGGGAGATGGAGCACCCCGAGAATG